A single genomic interval of Salvelinus sp. IW2-2015 unplaced genomic scaffold, ASM291031v2 Un_scaffold6845, whole genome shotgun sequence harbors:
- the lrrc28 gene encoding leucine-rich repeat-containing protein 28, whose protein sequence is MASELQEAICMAKQERHKNLFLNYRNLNIFPVDLLKDEGLQFLQRLYMKRNSLTTLPDNLAQKLPNLIELYLHSNNITVFLKVMNDLQSFRRG, encoded by the exons ATGGCGTCTGAGCTGCAGGAGGCGATCTGCATGGCCAAGCAGGAGCGTCACAAGAACCTGTTCCTCAACTACAG GAACCTGAACATCTTTCCTGTCGATCTGCTGAAGGATGAAGGACTACAGTTCCTACAGAGGCTTTATATGAAGAGGAACTCTCTCACCACGCTG CCGGACAATCTAGCACAGAAGCTCCCCAACTTAATAGAGCT GTATCTGCATTCCAACAACATAACCGTGTTCCTGAAGGTGATGAATGATCTTCAGTCATTTAGAAGAGGCTGA